A single Ziziphus jujuba cultivar Dongzao chromosome 11, ASM3175591v1 DNA region contains:
- the LOC107418983 gene encoding DELLA protein RGL1, protein MRAQKLIIFAFCQMEDSMFYLADLSFGVVQEKFVSADSYLDGMKNVRSYGGEDWDYSGNTDSHFPEHFFYNDDSVMEGCVFSKFELQEDKKVSSSEYGLLDDVQFDVVSPPLHRCIEEISKLDEIQNPIPKVEAAKKEKGKPFPLAGLELLNNYGSGFKRLNGERIVEPSNNEIACAKDDEGRELSTEEIVRIAGTRFIQSSSQEVDVASMVNHPFESSFSGLSDEDIKDVELVELLLAAAEKVDYQQFERAGKLLNQCDSLSNNTGNPVQRVIYYFSEALRQKIDRETGRITSKGIEEKIPFDIEEAMMNMSTTKLAYHMRLPFSQVVQFAGTQAIIENVGEARKIHVIDFGIRNGVHWTALMQALASRSEYPLERLKITAVVTKSKHLIENTGQTLVSFAQTMNIPFSFKIVLVSDMVDLKEDLFELDAAEALAVHSKFSLWGMISQPNQLESVMRVIRNLKPCVVVVAEVESNHNSPVFVKRFIEGLFFYGANFDCFDAFMKRDDPNRMIIESKLFGYGIRNMVATEGEERKTRHVKIDVWRAFFSRFGLEEEELSSSSLYQANLVVKNFPHGNSCTLDKNGKSLLIGWKGTPLQSLSVWKFLS, encoded by the coding sequence ATGAGAGCCCAGAAATTGATCATTTTTGCATTTTGTCAAATGGAGGATTCTATGTTCTATTTGGCGGACTTGAGCTTTGGTGTAGTTCAGGAAAAATTTGTCTCTGCTGACAGTTATTTGGATGGTATGAAAAATGTTCGGTCATATGGAGGAGAAGATTGGGATTACTCTGGAAATACTGATTCCCATTTCCCTGAGCATTTTTTCTATAATGATGACTCTGTAATGGAAGGTTGTGTTTTTTCCAAGTTTGAACTCCAAGAAGATAAAAAAGTTTCAAGCTCAGAATATGGGCTACTTGATGATGTTCAGTTTGATGTAGTTTCTCCACCACTTCATAGATGTATAGAGGAGATTTCAAAGCTTGATGAAATCCAAAATCCGATTCCAAAAGTTGAAGctgcaaagaaagaaaaaggaaaacctTTTCCTTTGGCTGGACTTGAGCTGTTGAACAATTACGGAAGTGGGTTTAAAAGATTGAACGGAGAGAGAATCGTTGAGCCAAGCAACAACGAAATAGCGTGCGCGAAGGATGATGAAGGAAGGGAATTATCAACTGAAGAAATCGTAAGGATTGCAGGCACAAGGTTCATCCAATCCTCTTCACAGGAAGTTGATGTTGCCTCCATGGTTAACCATCCTTTCGAATCGTCCTTCTCTGGCCTTTCTGATGAAGATATCAAAGATGTGGAGCTTGTGGAATTGCTTCTTGCTGCTGCTGAGAAAGTTGACTATCAACAGTTTGAGCGGGCGGGCAAGTTACTCAATCAGTGTGATTCCTTGTCTAACAATACAGGTAATCCAGTTCAAAGAGTAATTTACTATTTTTCTGAAGCTCTCAGGCAAAAAATTGATAGAGAAACAGGAAGAATCACATCAAAAGGTATTGAAGAGAAAATACCATTTGATATTGAAGAAGCAATGATGAATATGAGCACCACAAAACTTGCATACCACATGAGGCTTCCATTCTCTCAAGTGGTACAATTTGCAGGAACTCAAGCCATTATAGAAAATGTTGGTGAAGCAAGAAAAATTCATGTGATTGATTTTGGTATCAGAAATGGCGTGCACTGGACTGCCTTAATGCAGGCCCTTGCATCGCGCAGTGAATACCCCCTTGAGCGTCTCAAGATTACTGCTGTAGTAACCAAGTCAAAACATTTGATTGAGAATACAGGACAGACGTTAGTGAGTTTTGCTCAGACCATGAACATACCCTTTTCTTTCAAGATAGTTCTGGTGTCAGATATGGTGGATCTTAAAGAAGATCTTTTTGAATTGGATGCTGCAGAAGCATTGGCTGTGCATTCGAAGTTTTCATTATGGGGCATGATTTCTCAGCCTAATCAACTTGAGTCTGTGATGAGAGTGATCAGAAACTTAAAACCATGTGTGGTTGTAGTTGCTGAAGTTGAGTCAAATCACAACTCGCCTGTGTTTGTGAAGCGTTTCATTGAAGGTCTTTTCTTCTATGGTGCAAATTTCGACTGCTTCGATGCTTTTATGAAACGGGATGATCCAAACAGAATGATTATTGAATCAAAGCTCTTTGGTTATGGAATCAGAAACATGGTGGCAACTGAAGGAGAGGAAAGGAAGACACGACATGTGAAGATTGATGTGTGGAGGGCATTTTTCTCGAGGTTTGGATTGGAGGAGGAAGAACTTAGCTCATCGTCATTGTATCAAGCAAATCTGGTGGTTAAGAATTTTCCTCATGGGAATTCTTGCACACTTGATAAGAATGGAAAATCCCTGTTAATTGGGTGGAAGGGTACACCACTTCAATCTCTTTCTGTCTGGAAATTCCTTTCATAG
- the LOC107419010 gene encoding ubiquitin-conjugating enzyme E2 32 — protein sequence MADDKYNLKNPAVKRILQEVKEMQSNPSDDFMSLPLEENIFEWQFAIRGPRDSEFEGGIYHGRIQLPAEYPFKPPSFMLLTPNGRFETQTKICLSISNHHPEHWQPSWSVRTALVALIAFMPTNPNGALGSLDYKKEERRALAIKSRETPPKFGTPERQKLIDEIHEYMLSKAPPVPQSSPSQALEENSPKSEDEAQKSSVDDGAAPASESLPNPPAGDVIVERVLEAPVNPNPGRVSVRAVREVPPTSTSNQMLQTRVQKPADDRLFTWAAVGLTLAILVLLLKKFMKSSGPGAVFMDGS from the exons ATGGCGGATGACAAGTACAACCTGAAAAACCCGGCGGTGAAGAGGATTCTGCAGGAGGTCAAAGAAATGCAGTCCAATCCTTCTGACGATTTCATGAGCCTGCCTCTCGAG GAGAATATATTCGAATGGCAATTTGCAATCAGGGGCCCTCGTGATTCTGAATTTGAGGGCGGTATTTACCATGGTCGCATACAGTTGCCTGCAGAATATCCATTCAAGCCTCCTTCTTTCATGTTGTTGACG CCAAATGGTCGTTTTGAAACCCAAACCAAGATTTGCTTGAGCATATCAAATCATCATCCTGAGCACTGGCAGCCATCATGGAGTG TGCGAACTGCTTTGGTTGCACTTATTGCATTCATGCCTACCAATCCAAATGGTGCATTGGGTTCGCTAGACtacaaaaaggaagaaaggCGTGCATTGGCCATTAAATCTCGTGAAACACCCCCAAAATTTGGAACTCCCGAACGTCAAAAGTTAATTGACGAG ATTCATGAATATATGCTCAGCAAGGCACCCCCTGTACCTCAATCCAGCCCCTCACAGGCTCTAGAGGAAAACTCACCAAAGAGTGAGGATGAAGCTCAAAAAAGCTCCGTAGATGATGGGGCAGCACCAGCTTCAGAAAGTCTCCCCAATCCACCAGCAGGAGACGTTATTGTTGAACGAGTGCTGGAAGCCCCCGTGAATCCTAACCCCGGCCGTGTGAGTGTGAGGGCAGTAAGGGAGGTTCCTCCAACGAGCACCAGCAATCAGATGCTGCAAACGAGGGTTCAAAAACCTGCTGACGATCGCTTGTTCACATGGGCTGCTGTGGGACTTACCCTTGCAATTTTGgttcttttgttgaagaagttTATGAAATCTAGTGGGCCCGGTGCTGTTTTTATGGACGGTTCGTAG